A window of the Phycisphaerae bacterium genome harbors these coding sequences:
- a CDS encoding DUF2179 domain-containing protein, giving the protein MAGLMDWLNSHPLVLPLFIFFARITDVSIGTLRTICIVRGFRYLAPILGFFEVAIWIIAVSGVFSHLDRWYNIVAYAGGFAAGNAVGMYIEQQLAIGMQAIRIISPGHSAAVAAGLRLAGYGVTEIKGRGLNGEVSICFVVVPRKETPVVLRVARSIDPDAFSTVEDVSSAVGRVYRDEVRKRGWRNLLKRK; this is encoded by the coding sequence ATGGCCGGCTTGATGGACTGGCTCAACTCTCATCCGCTGGTGTTGCCGCTGTTCATCTTCTTCGCGCGGATCACGGATGTGTCGATTGGCACGTTGCGGACCATCTGCATTGTGCGCGGCTTTCGGTACCTGGCGCCGATACTCGGCTTCTTTGAGGTCGCGATCTGGATCATCGCGGTCTCGGGCGTCTTCAGCCATCTGGACCGTTGGTACAATATTGTGGCTTATGCCGGTGGTTTTGCCGCGGGCAATGCGGTGGGCATGTACATTGAGCAACAACTGGCCATCGGCATGCAGGCGATTCGTATCATCTCGCCGGGCCATAGTGCGGCGGTTGCCGCCGGTTTGCGCCTCGCGGGTTATGGTGTCACCGAGATCAAGGGCCGCGGCCTGAATGGCGAGGTGTCCATCTGTTTCGTGGTCGTTCCTCGCAAGGAAACCCCCGTGGTGCTTCGGGTGGCACGAAGCATCGATCCCGACGCATTCAGTACGGTTGAAGACGTCTCTTCGGCCGTCGGGCGGGTCTACCGCGACGAGGTCCGCAAACGTGGATGGCGAAACCTGTTGAAACGCAAGTAG